GCGTGATCCAATTTCAGAACTGTGCACACATACACATTCAAGGGTTTTATTCATTGCTTGTTTAGATAGAAAAGTCGACCCTACTCATAATTCTGTTCTGGAACATTAACCGCATGAAAACCTGAATCCTAGGGGAAACTTTCAGTTGCCAAAACTCTGCCCAAGTTGATAATCTTGTGCATATAGAGGGCTAGATGAGTGGTTAACATTTGCTTCATATTTCCATAACAAAGAAATCGATCTTCTGCATCAGAACAGCAAATGCTGCTAGCAATAGCTTCATGATCAAACTACTGTGGTAGCTCAGCTTGTGTACAAAGTTCTCCTGAAAGTGCCTTTACCCTGCATACCACCTCTGATCTCAGCTACAACTGAGTTTTCCtcatctgaaatatttttgtgtgtGGGTTTAATACTAAAATTTGTGAACAACGGCAAGTTTAGCTCATGTGGAAGTGTGGGTTTTAAGTTGAACGACCAGCTCAGCTATccactatttttttatttttttaatgcacAGGGAGCTCTTACTGGTTATGTCATTGGCTATTTACATAACGGTTATATGCATAGGTATTTTCATTCAAGTTGGGAGGTGCATATAATATGATGTCAAAGCTCTCCCAAGAGCAGGTAAACAATGGTGTTATCTGCGTCTCTGCTGGAAACCATGCTCGAGGAGTTGCTCTTTCTGCCCGAAGACTGGGCTGTCACGCCGTTATTGTCATGCCTGTGACAACACCAGAAATCAAGGTTATCGATCTCCCAATGACATTACCTTAAATATGCTGTTTATATGGTATATTTAAATTATTATCACCAGCTACTAACATATAACTTAATCCAGTGGCAGTCAGTGGAGATATTGGGTGCAACAGTTGTTCTCAGAGATTCATACGATGAAGCTCAATCATATGCAAAACTACTCTGTGAGGAGGAAGGCCGCACATTCATACCTCCTTTTGACCATCCCGACATTATTGGTGGACATGGAACTGTTGGCATGGAAATTGTTCGCGAATTGCAAGGTCCATTGAATGAAATATTTGTACCTATGGGAGGTGGTGGGTTAATTGCTGCAATTCCTGCCTCTGTGAGACTGGTCCGCCCTGAGGTTAGCTTTCAAACACATGAGTATTTTCTTTTTCTATGAAAAACATCACAAGACACCTAAGTTCTTTTTAAATGCCATCAAAGTAAATGGTCTTGTTTTAAGTGCATTTGGAATCAATTGTTTTTCATCCAATCGCCTAACACAATACATCATTTGGTTACACACGGTAAAATATTTGTATTCAGGCTCACTTTCTTGTATGTTTTACAACAATTCTGGTGCAGGTCAAAATAATTGGAGTGGAGCCCTCAGATGAAAATACCATGGCATTGTCCTTGTATCATGGCCATAGGGTCAAGTTAGAACATGTTGGAGGGTTTGCTGATGGTGTAGCTGTCAAAGTTGTAGGCAAGGAGGAATTTCGCTTTTGTCAAGGACTTGTAGGTGGCACTGTCCTGTTCAGCCGAGATGCTATCCGTGCGTCAATAAAGGTGAGAGTGATCAATTTATTATATGTCAGCTCCGCCTTATTATGTTAAATGGGTGCATTACTGAACAGTGACATGTTTTTATCATTGTAACTACTTACTACTCAGTTCACTTGAATAGAAGCTTTCAGTTTCACTTGAATAGAATAGTTATAATGGTGTGGACTATGTGATAATGTGACCTAGTTTTCTAGCTTTCACTTCTTTCTGTAGATATTGGTATTTTCATGTATTTTGTTTACTACGTACATAATAACATTGCTCAAAAATTCTAGCTCGGCAGTTTGTTCTATGTCAATCTTACCGCCGTCATGCTTGTGGACTGTTTATGCTAGATTGTTGTGGATGTTCTGCACTACCAATGTTATTCATGCTGAAAATGTTGTTTTTCATGGGCGCAGGATATGTTTGAGGACAGGAATATCCTTGAACCTGCTGGGCCCCTTGCCTTGGCAGGGGTTGAATCTTACTGCAAATACTACGGTTTGAAAGGGGAAACTGTGGTTGCAATAAGTAGTGGCGCAAATATGAATTGTGGTTGCAAAGCTGAACCGGGGAAGGTATTACTCGGATAAATTTGATATTGGTTTCTGAGTACCACAACTGGTATTCTTTTCTTTTCCAGTTGTTATTGCTAACAAACGACATCGTTGCCACGCAAACTTGTAGGCCAAAATTGTCGCAGTTGCAGCCGATGGCAAGCAATGTGAGGATTGCTGTAGACGCTGTTGCAGAGATGGGGAAAAGGTGATCATTTCCGCTTGCATGATACATTCTTGACCGTGTATTGTTATCTTCTGAAAAAATTAAGTGGCTGGACCTGCAAATCCAATTGTGCTCTGAGTAGTTTGttgtattttttttatgttgtgcAGCCGCTGGCGTGGCTGAACGCGGGGCTGGACACCGCCACCCGGATCATCAAGCTCGTGGCGGCGGGGCTCGGCTTATATGTGACAGCGCAGCACCCGCTGTTGGTCATGCGCTGGGAGGCCTGGCTGCTCGCCATGGTGCGTTTCATCCTCGTGTCCGGCCTCGGCGCCACGCTCGCTCTCGGCATCCTGCTCATGTATGCAGGCATCAGGATGAGCTTTAAGTGGGGGTCCCCGTCCGGCTCGGCCTAGTTAGTGTAATTCAGCTTGGCCTAGTCGTTGTGTTGTGTATTAGTGCGTGTGAAGTAGGGGTGGTATAGATTGTTGTTTAGATAGAAAGAGCTAAACATGTGATCAGGGACGGAGCATATAACTGGGGCATGGCATGACCCACAATGCAAACCATTTAAGAGTATATATAAGTGGGACGCCCACACTGCAACGAGGAACTAGTGGATTTCATTCGCTCTtatcatatggttgtctctttacttTTCATTCCACAACACGCCTGATGGCCTGAGCACTGCACTTCTTCTGCACACCAGAGAGAGCTATAGGCCTAACTGAACGGAAGGCAGGCCGTCAGAACTATCCCAGTTGAGGTATGTATTTCTCGATCATATTTGATCTTTGTTTCTAGCTAGTTAATTACTGCAATTGGTTTTCTCTTTTAGCTGTTGTTGCTACCAGATAACCAGCTTGTGGCACAAACTTGTACCATGGATACCTCAGCTTTAGCCGCAAGCTCGACCATATGCTCAAGTGTGACGATCTGACCTCCAGAGGGATCGGGATCGCACCAGGGAAGAGGGTAGGTAGAGGAAAGGGGACGAGACTTGGAGAGACAGAAGATGAGAGACAGAGAACAACAGGTGAGATTCAGATACATGCTCGTTCATGCCAACTCCTCTGTTCGGTTCAGGTTAAATACCCACACGCCGCCAGCCTGGCCATAGGCCACACACGTTCGCACGTGTTAAAATTATGTGTCGAATATATGTGTACGAGTTGTGCTACGGTTGAACTTGTAATTAGCGGAGGGCTAGGTGTTTGAGTCATACACGTGTGATATGAAAATAGACTTCAAATAAGTTGTAAGCTAATTAAGTTACAGATCACGAGAGGGAAGGTCCGAGCCGGTCGTGACGCAGTGGTCAAAGTGTTGTTTCATTTGTTGTTTTTAGAAAGGAGGATCACCCCCGACCTCTGCATTCGAAAGATGCATGCGGCCATAAAACGTTGTTTGATGGCTTTAGAGGGCTTATATcaggttatttatttattttagaaaaggaggatgacccccggcctctgcaagtATATcaggttatttatttattttagaaaaggaggatgacccccggcctctgcaagtATATCAGGTTATATAGTGTACAGGAGGCAAGCACGAGACGTCACACGATATTATTATATAATGTATGAGACTATGAGTGGTAGCAGGTAAGTGCTTGGCCGGCAATTTAAAGTCAAAAAACCAATCAACAAGGCCGGCAATTAAGAAAGGAGCAAATGAGCTCGATGTTGAGCGAGTAGCCAAAGCAAAGCAACAGGAAGGGAATGGCCGGCTGCAGAGAGGAGCTGAAGCTATTGGGCATGTGGGCGAGCCCATTCGTGGTGCGGGTGCAGATCACGCTCCGCCTCAAGGGCCTCAGCTACGAGTACGTGGAGGAGGACCtgcagaacaagagcgagctgctcCTGGGGTCCAaccctgttcacggcggcaaggtgCCAGTGCTCATCCACAACGGCAAGCCCGTCTGCGAGTCGTCGGTCATCCTGCAGTACATCGACGAGGCCTTCTCCGGCGCCGGGCCCTCCCTGCTCCCCGCCGATGACCCCTACGGCCGAGCCGTCGCTCTCTTCTGGGCCGCATTCGTCGACGGCACGGTAGGTCCATATTGCTTATTACTCTCCCCGTttcttaatactccctccatccaaaaatatttgtcatcaaaatgattaaaaatagatgtatctatcccttttattcattttgatgacaactatttccgaacggagggagtataagtctttgtagagattccactaaatggactacatacggagcaaaataaatgaatctaaactttaaatgcatctatatacatctttatgcgctttacagtgaaatctctataaagacttacatttaggaacggagggagtagttactacTTAACCCTCACATGGCCAAGTTCATGTATACGTTTTTAATGCAGCTGCTGAAAGCGCGGAGCCAGGCGTTAAGAGGCGAGACAggcgaggagaaggaggaggggaggaagaaggCGGCCGCGGCCATGGAAACCTTGGAGGGGGTGTTGAGGGAGTCCGAGGCCAAGTTCTTCAGCGCGAGGGACGGCCCCGGTCTCGTGGACGTCATGCTCGGCGGCCTTGTTGGCTCGATGCGCGCGACGGAGGAGATGTGTGGGCTCCAGACCTTCGACCCGACCACCACGCCGCTCCTGGCCGCATGGGCAGAGCTCTTCTGCGCGTTGGACGCGGTGGCGCCGGTCATGCCGAGTGTCCAGAGGCTCGTCGAGTATGCCGAGGCGATGCAGCAGCCTCGCACCGACGTGTCCAGCACCACCAACTGAGGCCTACCAAGGCTACCAAGCTCTCGAATTATGTATGGATCAAATTTTATTTCTTCACGCGCGTGTCTTTTATTTCTTCTGTGATCAGTGTATTTTGTCAAGAAAATAACAGTGCTCTCGAATTATGTATGGATCAAATTTTGGACGCTGGATTTTGAGACATGGTGCCACGCGACGATGTTATCCTGACCGACGATTGCTGACATGTGATTCACGCTTAATATAGTGCTTGACTGGACTGTGGCAATACTTAGGAATAAGTGAGTGAATACGCAACATTAATACGATAGACGTTGGCCATCTATTTTATTGAATATGGTGGATAGAGACCGGTATATTTATGGTCAGGGTGCAGGGCTGGAGGCTACCTGTCAGTGTAATTAACATTCGTGACCTCGGTCGGGCGGTAATAAATGAGGTTTGCTCCTAGTAAGTAAAAATTACTCACCCAACCTGCACTATGGATCCTTGGTCAACCTAGTTCATGGGATTCAGTTCATCTGATGGTGAAGGTTGTTGTTCCAGTTTTTGCTAGTACTAGGTTTTTGCTTGCTTGCCTAAAAAAAGGTTCTTGCTTACTATGCATGTTCACAGACAACCCTGTATTGCAATAGCACGTTTGCCAAACTGCCTTTTTTAGCCCAGATGAAAATTGCATCTCTCTTGTTATGCTAGCAGAGGTTGGTCCTGAACTTGTGCTAACACCTTTACAACAACATCAAGGTTCCCTGAAATAAAGCAACTTCTCTTTGTTGTCTCCTTTGCATGGCGATCCAACTGAATCACACAAATATTTTTCTCCTTCAGACCTGTTTGAAAGATGAATATTTCATAGTAAAGGGTTTCAGTATTTAGATGACAAATCTGTTTGGGAAGAAAATAGAGAAAATAAAGAAGGCAACAATGGGACTTCTCTTAGTTTTTCTTCTTCGCACTGATCCTCGATAAGCTCCACAACCACTGAACTCAACCCTGGGCAACCATCCTCGTCGCCTTGTTTATTTAGCTATGACACATTTTGAGATCGTTGGCGGCCAATCAGTACCCAGTAATGTTTCATTTCACCGTGGTCTTCCATGTACTAGCTAGTAATTAGTTTTTGATCAAGCTCCTCAATGTACTAGTATGTGCTACCTGGTTCACCTACCGTGCAAACAGCTTTGTCTTATGATTCGTCAAGCAATAAATAAAGTGGGTGTGTTCAATATCAACTTCAGCATTACAAATTAGGCAAGGTTACCGGCAATATCTAACCATGCTAATCTCCTGCAAAGACTGACTGCACACACAAAACATCAGCAAGCAGATAAATAAGGCGTGCGGGGCACACGCCAACTGCCATAAATTTCACATATACAGCCAACGCTCCTTTAAATAGGTGCGAGCTGCCAAGTTGTAAATGCATGGCAGGCAATCAAGGAACCCAGGAATGATTAAAATCATGCGTGAGACTGCATTGTGGGTCGTCTGCTGCCGAGGTGAGAGGTAATACGCAAGCTATACAAATTGTATACGATGCATGGAATTAATTATACACGCTCGATGTATTCGAACTGCGCGAATCACGTGGGAATGGACGGGGAGGATACGAACCTCGCGTAGCTGTTTGTCCACTCGTGATTTATCGTCAATTTTTTTAGTATTTTCTTTAAAAAATATTGTTCACCAAGTGCGATCAGCGTATCTTGTTAAGTGGAAAGCAATCAATGACTAGTTCTCTCATTTCAGTGAAGATGATAACACTAATAGAAAATGGGGCAATGGTtcaggccgggccagcccattagtcctaattcagtccagaaccgggacccatgggggcattagacccggttcgtgaggcccgggggccggccgggccacgtgggccattagtcccagttcgtctggaccttttggttccggttggtgggacaaaccgggaccaatgggcctcgctcctggcccaccaccattggtcccggttggtggcttgaaccgggaccaaatgctgccctttagtcccggttcgtgccaccaactgggactaaagggttggtttagtcccacctcgccaaccgaagggcgctcacaccagtttataagcccctccctctctgccttgttgagctcctctcaaagtgaaaatagatgcccttatacagggaatttgacctaaattcatactgaatttctctaaagttcgtagaaatttattatgaatttaggttgaattctctctataggcgcatctatgctcatttttttagtaaagttaatcacaaacttgtgattcacacaaatttcaaagaattcaaattttaactattcatgccaccaaccggttcatgccaccaactgtgaccaatgatatgcctatatataccATGCCAAAATgaaagagaggcgcaatgctcatctgcacgttgcttagcttcaggctaacgtgcaggtgagcactgcgattctcccttcatcgtctctacactcagggcttataaaccgctgcgagtgcctctcgcttggcgaggtaggactaaaatacagctgcagaaagaatcaactaaaaaactcttttaccggttcatgccacgaaccggtactaaaaggtcgccttaaaacctgtaccaaataaaatgcctttgtaacagccttagaactggtactgaaggaatcaactaaaaagcttttataaacctctagtattattgaaactaaaattatatagaattttgttacaaactttaatagcaaaaagaattatcataaaagaaaataaataagtaattagaattctattcaaaacattaaaagcaaaaagaattatcataaaagaaaataaataagtaattagaaatttgttacaaactttaatagcaaaaagaattatcataaaagaaaataaataagtaattagaattctgttcaaaacattaaaagcaaaaagaattatcataaaagaaaataaataagtaattagaattctgttcaaaacattaaaagaaaaaagaattatcataaaagaaaataaataagtaattagaattttgttagaaactttaatagcaaaaagaatcatcataaaataaataaagcaaaaaagaaaacaaaaaatggaaaaaataaaaaatttgccacctactgggccaccacggcctgaatacgactagaaaccttattgggccaggattcaggcccgcagactgcccagcaggcccacaggcagaGACACAAGATTAGGCCTGTAGGCCTGCAATAGTGAGAAGTTCAAATGGGAGGGCAGAGTTGCACTTATAAACAGGTGCGACcgctcctcagctagcgaggtgggactaaatatccCATTGCACCGCGCCAGCGCAAGGCCTTtagtaccgtaccacatacctattccttttcggggtctggaatgttctggaaagtgtcccttatgtattcctccggggttacgatttcaataatattagtttcaacatttataggattacctgagatatagtgtttgatcctttgaccctttaccaccttcggatttgtgcctgcgaagttgttgatttttatggcactggaacgatagacctcctcgataacgtaaggatattcccatttagagagaagttttcctgcaaaaaatcttaaacgagagttgtatagcaatacataatcacctacattaaactcacgcttttgtatccttttgtcatgccatattttaaccttttctttaaacaacttggcatttttatAAGCTTagtttctccattcatcaagtgagctaatatcaaataacctcttctcaccggcaagtttaaaatcatagttgagctctttaatagcccagtatgccttatgttctagttcgagaggtaagtgacaagcttttccataaactattttatacggagacatacccataggatttttatatgcagttctataggcccataatgcatcatcaagtttcttggaccaattctttctagacctattgacagtcttttgcaaaattaatttgagctctctattgctcaattctacctgaccactggactgcgggtgatatggagatgcaattctatgattaacgtcatatttagcaagcatctcatGGAAAGCATCATgactaaagtgtgaaccaccatcagtcattaaatatctagggactccaaacctcggaaaaataacttccttaagcattttaatagaagtgttatgatcagcactactagttggaatagcttctacccacttagtaatgtaatcaacag
Above is a window of Triticum dicoccoides isolate Atlit2015 ecotype Zavitan chromosome 5B, WEW_v2.0, whole genome shotgun sequence DNA encoding:
- the LOC119307106 gene encoding probable glutathione S-transferase GSTU6 produces the protein MAGCREELKLLGMWASPFVVRVQITLRLKGLSYEYVEEDLQNKSELLLGSNPVHGGKVPVLIHNGKPVCESSVILQYIDEAFSGAGPSLLPADDPYGRAVALFWAAFVDGTLLKARSQALRGETGEEKEEGRKKAAAAMETLEGVLRESEAKFFSARDGPGLVDVMLGGLVGSMRATEEMCGLQTFDPTTTPLLAAWAELFCALDAVAPVMPSVQRLVEYAEAMQQPRTDVSSTTN
- the LOC119308916 gene encoding uncharacterized protein LOC119308916, with the translated sequence MRSATAPYIYPSRPVEVECNPGRERDETKPPSTLRRPKRNVAPRKSRMAAAAAIFSPSMAASFRSASRSGRVACWPLSSLEAATPLKADLAPVPTPLKMLGASGAGEYLTPVLASKVYDEMPLERADRLNLSELLGANLGIKRQDLQPVTNHQPRSHFVLVYRQADRPSDLADFPRPATGTRVVAWAVSHLTLIPSHDPATHLSSPTKSPLTNSHSSRLHALLHLASRGKSFSPGLCSRPVFSFKLGGAYNMMSKLSQEQVNNGVICVSAGNHARGVALSARRLGCHAVIVMPVTTPEIKWQSVEILGATVVLRDSYDEAQSYAKLLCEEEGRTFIPPFDHPDIIGGHGTVGMEIVRELQGPLNEIFVPMGGGGLIAAIPASVRLVRPEVKIIGVEPSDENTMALSLYHGHRVKLEHVGGFADGVAVKVVGKEEFRFCQGLVGGTVLFSRDAIRASIKDMFEDRNILEPAGPLALAGVESYCKYYGLKGETVVAISSGANMNCGCKAEPGKAKIVAVAADGKQCEDCCRRCCRDGEKPLAWLNAGLDTATRIIKLVAAGLGLYVTAQHPLLVMRWEAWLLAMVRFILVSGLGATLALGILLMYAGIRMSFKWGSPSGSA